The DNA segment TGAAACTGCCAGCCTGATGATCTTCCTCACGAGTCATTTCCATGCGGACGGCCTGCCCTGAGCGAAGGGCGAGAAGACCAGCGAGATGCTCAAGAACGGCTCTGGTCTTTCCACCAAAGCCGCCACCCAGTTCAGTTGGAACGATTCGAACCTTTGTTTGAGGAAGTCCAAGCGCCTCGCAAACTTCGTCACGAATTTCAAATGGGGACTGAGTACAAGTCCATATCGTTATTTTTCCGTCTCCGCCTACGTCCGCCAAGACACTGTGAAGTTCCAGGTATCCCGGATGGGCGTATTCAGTCTTAAAAGTGTGCTCATAAACGCGGTCGGCCTCGTCAAAACCCGCCTCGATATCACCCATCGTCCTCTCAAAACTTGCGATAACATTTCTGCCGCCACCTTTAGACTCCAGCCCAAGCTCTTTCCAATCATCATGGACCAACAGATCAGTGCTATTTTTCCCAGAGATCGCATCCTTTAAAGGAGGCAAGATCTTGTAGTGGACATCAATAGCCTCTAGCGCCGCCTTTGCGGCATCGATATTCTCGGCAGCAACAAGGGCAACCGGTTCTCCCACATAGCGGACATATCCATCCTTGGCGAGCCAACTCTGATCTTTAACATCTCCCCCGAAGCGAATATTCGGACACTCATCCCGGGTCAGCACAACCCGAACACCAGGAATTTTGCGTGCTCGGTCCGCATTCACTGAAAGAACGCGGGCATGGGCATGAGGACTCCGCAACACAAGACTGCAAAGTGTGCGCTCGGGACGAGGAGTATCTGACGCAAAACGAGTGCTGCCCACAGCCTTATCCGGGACGTCAATCCGAGTCAAACTTTTTCCGGCCACCTTATACTCACCCATTGCACTCCCCTTAATTTTTAACTTCAAACAATTCCCAATAATTAAATTTAGTACCGAAAGGAAAAATCCACGTCAGGAATTTGCCTCTTCCTCTTCATACTTGAAGTTGTGAATTCTTGATACGGGAACATCTTTAGGATCATAGCCATCCCGAAGAACTCTCTTGGTGTGCCATTCCCGGTCCACCTCTCCATCCTCAGTGAGCCGCATCATGTCACAGCAAATTTCAATGACGTTACCATCCGGGTCAGTGAAGTACATCGCTCGATTCTCACCGAATGACCTCCTGTCCCCTTCGGGATGGTTGAGGCTGTGAAGGAGGGGCCCGTAGACGAATTCCACTCCCTTCGAGCGCAGATATGCCTCCCAGGCGTCAAACGCTTCTTTATTCTCCACCTCAAATGCGAAATGCATGATTCCGAATTGGTCATTATCCTGGGTGTTCCCCACAGGTGGATCGCAT comes from the Nitrospinaceae bacterium genome and includes:
- a CDS encoding VOC family protein, translating into MERPRFKFKSLDHLAMKVRDLEKSIDFYVGLLGWRINDGKDNSGFFGRPNRFVSCTDRHHTINMFEFRPKDGSCDPPVGNTQDNDQFGIMHFAFEVENKEAFDAWEAYLRSKGVEFVYGPLLHSLNHPEGDRRSFGENRAMYFTDPDGNVIEICCDMMRLTEDGEVDREWHTKRVLRDGYDPKDVPVSRIHNFKYEEEEANS